The DNA segment ATATTAGCCCTGGCTTCTTTTCACAAGCGAATATTTTTAGAGAACGAAAAAAACTTATTTTCTTTAATCTCTAAGCAAATTTCTGTTAACATTAAGAGAGCTTTAGTTTATGAAGAAACAAAGATTTTAACCGAAAGGGATGATCTTACCAATGTTTATAATTATCGTTACTTTAAGAAGAACTACCCTGAAGAATTTAAAAAAGTCTTTTTTCATTATCAACCACTCTCTCTAATTATGTTAGACTTTGATCATTTAAAGATGTATAATGATAGATATGGACATCAACAAGGTAGTTTTTTAATTAAGAAGATTGCTTCCTTAATTGAAAGAGAGCTGAAGGACAAAGGTTGGGTATCTCGGTTTGGAGGCGATGAATTTTCCATTATTCTTCCTAATACTCCCAAAGATGATGCTTTTAAAGTAGCCAGTAAGATCAGAGAGAGTATTAATAATACTACCGTCAACTTAAATGGAGACTTACATAAATTAACTGCCAGCTTGGGTGTGGCTACTTTTTCAGGAAGGGAGACTCAGATAAGAGACGAAAAAGATTTGTTAGAGTTAGCTGATAAAGCTTTATACCAAGCAAAAGATCAAGGAAGAAATAAAGTTTGTCAGTATCATGAATAACGAGATAAAAGTTCAGCCGTCAGGTGTCAGCAAGAAACTTTGTCTTGGGAATTAGAGGAGTAGTGTTTTGCCTCTTCTCTTGAAATTCCTTTAAAAGCTGAAACTTGAGGCTGGTACCTGAACGTTTATGAACAATGAGGTAAACTCAGATGAAACCAGAAGAAATCAAGAGAATATTCTTTAGTTTTTTAAAGAGTGATGAATGGAGTTTAATCACTGAGATTTTAGATGAGATGAAAGCTTGTTATCAAGTGATAGATAATGAAGCTAAGGTTATCTCTTGCAAGATTGATAACCAATTTTGTGGAGTTTTAAAGAAAAATAATCTTAATAAGCAGCAATGCGCTGAGTTTTATCAGCAAGTGATCGAAGAAGCCAAGAGAGGGTTAGATTTTAAAGTAAGTTCTTGTTATATGGGTTTTATTGTCTTTGCTTTTCCTTTAATCGTTAAAGGTGAAGTAATGGGGATGGTTTTAGGAAGTCAAATTGTTAATTGTGATCTTGCTCTTGAAAAGTATCTCTTTAATTTCGAAAGATATGGAATTAGCAAAGAGTTTCTTTGCTCTCTTCATCAAACTCAAGTTCATTATACCTTTCAGATTATTAAGAATGAGATAAACTTAGTTTCATGGTTAGCCAGATTAGCGATAGAAGAGGCCTTAATTAGCTCTAAATTAGAAGAAAGAGATGATGAATTAGAGGGAATTATCGAGTCTTATAAGATGTTTGAAGAAAGTCAAAATTCTCAATTAAGACTTACCAAAAAGATGATCTACACTAAGATTGTTAATATTGCCGCTAAGGCTTTAGATGCTGAAATTTGTTCTTTGATGTTAGTTGATCAAGAGAAAAAACAAATATATATAGAAGATGCTCTTGGTTTAGATAAGAATATTATTTCTAAAGTGAGCTTAAGTTTAGGAGAAGGTGTTGCCGGACATGTGATCAGGAGTGGAAAATCTCTATTGATAAAAGATATTAGTCAAGATATTCGTTTTGGAGTAAAACATAAACCTTTGAAATATTATACTCGGTCTTTAATTATCTCACCCTTGAAGGTAAAAGGCGAGATAATTGGGGTGATAAACATTAATAATAAATCTAATCGCCGTTCTTTCGAGGAAAAGGATTTGGAGCTTTTAAATGTTATTTGCGGCCATGCCGGGGCAGCCTTGGAAAGCTTAGAGAGTGAGACGTCAGATTTCCTTAGCAAAGATTATGAAATTTTAAAAAATAGTCCAATAGAGCTTAAAGAAAAAGTAAGAAAAGAGAAGATAGACAAAGAAGACTTAGAAGATAAAGATAATTTAATAAAAGAACTAAAAGAAAAGATTGTAGAATTTTCTAAATTTAGAAAGGAGACAGAAGAAGAAGTAACTGCCTTAAAGAGCCAACGAGAACAAATGAAAGAACGACTGAGAGAAGAAGAAGAAAGAATAAGGGCTTATCAAGAAAAGATTAACTTATTAAAAGATACTAAGACTGAAGTAATAGAGAAAGGAACTGGACACGAAGAAGAATTAAATCGAATAAAAAAAGAAGTAGAGGACTTTAGAAATATCCATGAAGAGCTTAAGAAAATAACTGCACTTCAAGAAAAAGCCAAACAAGAAAAAGATACCGTTAATATAGAAAAATATAATAATATGATCGAGGAATTAGAAACCAAGAGAAAGGAATTAGAAGAGGTAGAAGAAAAGACTAAAGAACTAAACTTGTTGTTTAATATTACTAAAGAATTAATATCTCCAACCAAGATTAGAAATATTTTAGAATGCTCCTTAAATGAGATCTTTTCTTTTTATAATTACCATGCCGCTTCTTTTATCTTTCAGGAAGAAAATAAGGAGCAGGCAGTGATAAAGCTATCTTATCCCTTAGGAAATGCCTGCATCGAAGAACTAAAAGAGCAGATTCAAAATAATTGGGCTGGAATTAAGAAGAAGAAAAAGATTAAAAAGCTTAGCTTTGAGCTCATACCGAGTAAGGATATGGCTATTGCTACTCAAAGCCAGGAGAAGATTTCTTCTTATATCTTTGTGCCCCTTAAAGAGAATAAGGAAGTAGTGGGACTAATCAATATTAATAGTTTTAAAGACTATGCTTACACGGCGATGGATAAAAAATTACTCTCGATCGTGGGCAATCAAATCTCTTTAGCTCTAGAGAGAGTTAAGTTATTTAATCAGGTTAAGAAATCGGCGGAACTTGATGAGCTTACTAAGCTTTATAATTATCGGTATTTTGAAAAATATTTCGAGAAGGCCTTTAAAGATAGTCTGAGCTTAAAAAAATCTTTATCCTTAATCATCATGGATCTTGACTATTTTAAGAAAGTTAATGATGAATATGGTCATGCTCAAGGAAATAAATTACTAAAGACCGTAGCTTCTCTGATTAAGCATGAGGTTAAAGAAGCTGGTATTGTCGTTAGGTTTGGAGGAGATGAGTTTGCGATAGTCTTGCCAAAATTTA comes from the bacterium genome and includes:
- a CDS encoding diguanylate cyclase, which codes for MKPEEIKRIFFSFLKSDEWSLITEILDEMKACYQVIDNEAKVISCKIDNQFCGVLKKNNLNKQQCAEFYQQVIEEAKRGLDFKVSSCYMGFIVFAFPLIVKGEVMGMVLGSQIVNCDLALEKYLFNFERYGISKEFLCSLHQTQVHYTFQIIKNEINLVSWLARLAIEEALISSKLEERDDELEGIIESYKMFEESQNSQLRLTKKMIYTKIVNIAAKALDAEICSLMLVDQEKKQIYIEDALGLDKNIISKVSLSLGEGVAGHVIRSGKSLLIKDISQDIRFGVKHKPLKYYTRSLIISPLKVKGEIIGVININNKSNRRSFEEKDLELLNVICGHAGAALESLESETSDFLSKDYEILKNSPIELKEKVRKEKIDKEDLEDKDNLIKELKEKIVEFSKFRKETEEEVTALKSQREQMKERLREEEERIRAYQEKINLLKDTKTEVIEKGTGHEEELNRIKKEVEDFRNIHEELKKITALQEKAKQEKDTVNIEKYNNMIEELETKRKELEEVEEKTKELNLLFNITKELISPTKIRNILECSLNEIFSFYNYHAASFIFQEENKEQAVIKLSYPLGNACIEELKEQIQNNWAGIKKKKKIKKLSFELIPSKDMAIATQSQEKISSYIFVPLKENKEVVGLININSFKDYAYTAMDKKLLSIVGNQISLALERVKLFNQVKKSAELDELTKLYNYRYFEKYFEKAFKDSLSLKKSLSLIIMDLDYFKKVNDEYGHAQGNKLLKTVASLIKHEVKEAGIVVRFGGDEFAIVLPKFNQEKAFILASKVKDRLNNCDYQIDGKNFRLSTSIGIASLPNQKIKISKELFKRADRAVYLAKEQGRDRVVTCPAD